The following DNA comes from Noviherbaspirillum sp. L7-7A.
GCCGACGGCCAGGCGATGGTGAAGAAAGGCGCGCCGAAGCTGCCGGCCGCCATGGATTGCGCGCCCAGGCCATAACCCTTGCGCAGCACGATGGCATACAGCGGCACCGACAGGCTGGCCGCGGTGACGAACATGCGCGACACATGGCGCACCATGCCGGTGGCTTCGGCATCGGGGCCGACCATGAAGCCGGGCGTGTCGCACAGCGATACGATGGGCAAACCGAAGGCGTCGCACAGCTGCATGAAGCGGGCCGCCTTGTCGGCGCCGTCGGCGTCGATGGCGCCGCCCAGATGGGCCGGGTTGTTGGCGATCAGCCCAACGGGACGGCCTTCTATGCGTGCGAGCGCGGTAATCATGCCCACGCCGAAGTCGCGCCGCAGTTCCAGCACCGAGCCGGTGTCGGCCAGCGTTTCCACGAGGGTGCGGATGTCGTAGACCCGCAGCCGGTTCTCGGGAATCGCATGGCGCAGCAGGCGCTGGTCGGCGCAGGTCCAGTCTGCCAGCGTGCCCTGAAAATAGGCCAGATATTGCTTGGCCGCACGCACCGCCTCGGCCTCGTCGCGCACCACCAGGTCGATCACGCCGTTCGGGCTCTGCATTGCCACCGGCCCAACTTCCTCGGGAAGGTAGACGCCCAGGCCGCCGCCTTCGATCATGGCCGGCCCGCCCATGCCGATGGTGGCGTTCTCCGTGGCGATGATGACGTCGCTGCAGCCCAGGAATGCCGCATTGCCGGCAAAGCAGCGGCCCGACACGATGCCCACCCGTGGCACCAGGCCCGAAAGCCGGGCATAGGCCGCGAAGGAGGTGCAGTCCAGGCCGGCCACCAGCAGCGCATCGGTGTCGCCCGGCCGGCCCCCGCCGCCCTCGGTGAAGAACACCACCGGCAGGCGCCATTGCTCGGCCAGGCGCAGCATGCGGTCGGTCTTCCTGTGGTTCATCATGCCCTGGGTGCCGGCCATCACGGTGTAGTCGTAGGCCATCACCAGGCAGCGCGCGCGCTCCTCGTCGAACAGGTCGCCATTGATGCTGGCGATGCCGGACACCAGGCCGTCGGCCGGGCTGATGCGGATGAGCTCATCCATCGGCCGCCGCCGGCGCTGTGCGGCCAGCGCCAGAGCGCCGTATTCACGCAGGCTACCGGGGTCGCACAGGTCGTCGAGGTTTTCCCGTGCAGTGCGCTGTCCGGTCTTGCGCCGGCGCGCCACCGCGTCCGGCCGCTGCGCATCGAGCCCGATCGCATGCCGTTCCAGCGCATTGCGCAAATCGGGGCGGATCGCATCCAGATCGATCTCGGTTGCGTCTCCCGCATCGTCGCCGTCGACGTCGGCCGGCTCGATATGGCAGATGGCTTCGCCGGCCGCCAGCACCTGGCCGGGCCGCGCCGCCAGCTGGCGCACGATGCCCGACAGCGGCGCGGCAACCAGATGCTCCATCTTCATCGCTTCCAGCACCGCCAGCCGCTGCCCGGCGCGCACCGTGTCGCCAGGCTGCACGGCGATGCTGACCACCGAGCCCTGCAGCGGCGCGCCGACCGTTTCCGTGCCGGGCGGTGCGGGAAAGGCAGCGCGTGCGCCTGCCGCGGCTGCCCCGGCGCGATGCTGCGCGTGGCGGCGAGGAGGCAGCGCGGACGACAGCAATTCGGCCGCATGCCGGTCGATGAAGCTGGTGCTCACCTGGCTGTTGGCAAGCGCGGGATGGCGCAGCAGGTTTTGCAGGAAGCCGAGGTTGCTGTCCACGCCCTCGAGCCGGAATTCCGACAGCGCCCGCGCCGCGCGTGTCAGCGCCTGCGCGTAATGCGGCGCCTGCACGATGACCTTGGCCAGCAGCGAATCAAAGGCCGGAGAGGTGACATAGCCGGCATAGCCATGGCCGTCGACCCGCACGCCGGGGCCGGATGGCGGCTCGTAGGCGGTGATGACGCCGCCGGCCGGCAGCGCGCCGCCGTCGGCAGTCATGGTCTCCAGGTTGACGCGGCATTGCAGCGCATAGCCGCGCGGCGCCGGGATGTCCTGCTGCAGCAGGCCCAGCGCTGCCAGCGTGGCGCCGCCGGCGATCTGGAGCTGCGCCTGCACCAGGTCGATGCCGGTGACCTGCTCGGTCACGGTGTGCTCCACCTGCAGCCGCGGATTGGCCTCGATGAAGGCCCAGCCGGCATCCGCATCCTCATCGGCATTGAGCAGGAATTCGAAGGTGCCCAGGCTGGCATAGCCGGCTTCATGGGCCATGCACAGCGCGGCTTGCGTCATTGCCTCGCGCTGACGCGCATGCAGCGTCGGGCTGGGCGTGACTTCCACCAGTTTCTGGTGACGCCGCTGCAGCGTGCATTCCCGCTCCCACAGATGGGACACCGCGCCGCGTCCATCGGCCAGCACCTGCACTTCGACATGCCGCGCCGCCGGCAAATAACGCTCCAGGTACAGTTCGCCATTGCCGAATGCCGCCTCGGCTTCGGATCGGCAGCGCTCGAAGGCGTCGGCCAGCGCGTCGGCATGCCGCACGACGCGCATGCCGCGCCCGCCGCCGCCCGCCACCGCCTTGACCATCGCCGCGGCTCCGGCGCCCAGGCCGGCCATGAAATCCCGTGCCTGCGCCAGCGTGGTCGGACCATCCGTGCCGGCCATCACCGGTACGCCCAGCCGCCGCGCCAGCGCGCGCGCCTGGCCCTTGTCGCCGAATAGCCGCAAGGCTCCGGGCGAAGGGCCGACGAACACCAGGCCGGCCGTGGCGCAAGCATCTGCAAAGGCAGCGCTCTCGCTCAAGAAGCCGTAACCGGGATGCAGCGCGTCGCAGCCATGCGCCTGCGCCGCTGACAGCATCTGATGGATGTCGAGATAGGGGCGGGCGCCGCGTCCGTCGAGCGCGTGGCTTTCATCAGCCAGGCGCACATGCAGCGCATCGGCATCGTCCTCGCTATAAATGGCAACAGTGGGAATCTCGAGCGCCGCCGCGGCGCGGGCGATGCGAATCGCAATCTCGCCGCGGTTGGCGATCAGTAGCTTCTTCAATGTCATGCGAAGGGTCCGTGTTCAGGTTAGCTTGTCGGTGCGGCGCTGCACGGCCGCTGCGATGGTTGTCGAATCAATGCGGAATCCATGCGATTCATGCCTTGGGCCACAGCACCATCTGCGTGCAGCGGAACAGCGCGATCGTCTTGCCGCTGCCGGCGACGCTGACGGTGGCGTCCCAGACCTGGGTGGTGCGGCCCAGGTGCACTGGCCGGGCATGGCATTCGATGCTGCCTTCCAGCGCGGTGCCGAGGTGATTGCTCTTGAGCTCGACGGTGGTGAAGCCGCTTGCGCCCTGCGGCAGTTGCGACATGCAGCCATAGCCGCAGCAGGTGTCGGCCAGGGTCACGATGGAGGCGGCATGCAGGAAGCCGTTGGGCGCCATGTGGGCCGGCGTGATGGCCATGGTGGCACGTACGCCGTCGGCGCCGACCGCAGTGACCTGCAGTCCGAGCACGCCGGGCAGGGTGCCGTTCTGGATGGAATTGAAATGCTCGGGCGTGTGCTGCATGGCGGGCTCCGGTCAGAATAGGGCGTGCTATTCTTGCACGAAAATTTCCTGTCCATGCAGCCTTTCATCGCTCAGGCGCCCAAGAGAAAACGAGGAGAATGCCGTGCCCGTCATCGTCATTGCGAATCCCAAGGGCGGCGTCGGCAAGAGCACGCTGGCCACCAATCTTGCGGGCTGCCTTGCCCGGAAAGGGCACAAGGTGATGCTGGGCGACCTCGACAGCCAGCAGTCCTCGCGTGCCTGGCTGGCATTGCGGCCGGCGGGCCTGCCGGCCATCGCGCCATGGGACATCGGCCCGGACCGGGTGGCCCGGCCGCCGCGCGGCGTCACCCATCTGGTGCTGGATACCCCGGCCGGCATGGCCGGGCCGCAACTGGAGCGGGCGCTGCGGGTGGCCGACCGCCTGCTGGTGCCGCTGCAGCCGTCGATGTTCGACATCCTCGCCACCGAGGCCTTCCTGCAGCGCCTGGCAAGCCGGCGCGGCAGCCTGCAGGTCGGCATCATCGGCATGCGGGTCAATCCGCGCACCCGCGCCGCCGACCAGCTGGCCCACTATGTCGGCCAGCTGGGCATGCCGGTGCTGGGCTATCTGCGCGAGACGCAGAACTACGTGCAGCTGGCTGCGCTGGGCGCCACACTGTGGGATGCGGCGCCGGCCCGGGTCGAGCGCGACATTGCGCAATGGCAGCCGCTGCTGGACTGGATAGATTGCTGAACGACTTTCCTCATCAACCGGAGCTCTTATGGACTTTTCCACCTGCGACCTGTGCGACGCCAATGAAAACCTGATCGCCGACGGCAGCCTGACCGTGCTGCCGCCGGTCTTCATCGCGCTCGGCCGGCGCGCCGCCTTTTCCGGCCAGGCCGCCACGCTGAAGGTATTCGAAGACAACGTGCTGGTGCGCGCCACGCTGGAAACGCCGGGCAATGGCCGGGTGCTGGTGGTGGACGGCGGCGGCAGCCTGCGCTGCGCGCTGGTGGGCGGCAACCTGGGCGTGCTGGCGGAAAGGAATGGCTGGGCCGGCATCGTCGTGCATGGCTGCGTGCGCGATTCGGCCGAGCTCAATGCCTGCGATATCGGCATCCGCGCGCTGGCGCTGCATCCGCAGCGCAGCGTGCGCAAGGGCGCGGGCGACAAGGAACTGCAGGTCGTCATCGCCGGCGTGGCGGTGCGGCCGGGCGACTGGATCCATGCGGATGCGGATGGGGTGCTGGTGTCCAGGACGGCATTGGGCAAGGGCTAAGGCCTTGCCGGGCCGCCTGCGCGGCCTGCCGGATCAGCCGGCGACGAAGCTGCGGCCTGCAGTGCGGACATTCTGCTGGCCGTCGCGGCCATACACCGCCGGCTGGCCGCCGCCGCGCAGCGCCTGCAGGCCGGCCTGGTTGCGGCTCAGGTGCTGGTGGATCAGCAGGCCGTTGGTGCGGTTGAGTTCCTTGCCTGATGCGGCTGCTGCCAGCAGCGCCTGCCAGTCGGCGCGCACCGCTTCATCCTGCGCGGCCAGCCAGGCCAGCATGCCGGCTTCGGCGCCTGCATGGCCGGCGGCGGCGACAGCCTGCATGCGCGACTGGGCCAGCAGGTTCATCTGATCGACCAGGCCGGTCTTGCGCCCGGCCGTTTGCGCCAGCGCAGCCACGTCGGCCCGCACCAGTTCGGCCTGCTCCTGCTGCAGGCATTCCTGCAGCTGGCGGGCGAGTTCGAGTTCAGTGGCGATGAGGGCGGCGGGGCCGTGCTGCGCTGGCGTCATGCTATTTCCGTTTCTGATTCATCAGGTCCTTGACCGAATCGATCAGGCCGTCGGCGACCTTGCTGGCGTCGACCTGGAAAGTGCCATTGGCAATGGCGGCCTTGATCTCTTCGACCTTCTTGGCATCGAAGACGCCAGAGGACGACGTGGAGGAGAGCGCCTTGGCCTGGCTGGACAGGCGCACGTTGTCGGTAGCCGCGGCGGTGGCGGCGGCTTTGTCGGCGCCCTTGCTGGCGCCGGTCTGGGTTGCGGCCACGCTGGTCGCGGCGGGCTTCTTGATGGAGCCGGAGTCATTGATTTTCATGACGTTTCCTTAGTCGTTTCGAGGGGACATTCCTCTGCCATGTCTGCTTTACGGCGCGTCTGGCAAAAACTTTAACCCTCTTTTCGACAACAAGTTAAAAAGTCACTTCAACCGTGCCGCCGGCACGCGCCACGCCCGACACCACCTGGCCGTTCTGGGTCTTGACCTGCACCACCTGGCCGTCGCTGCCATTGGCCAGCGCGCGGCCGTCGGCGGTCACCTTGAATCCCGGCCCGGAGGATACCAGGCGCACCACCTGGCCCTGCGCCACCGCCTGCTGGCTGCGCAGCGCATCCTGGCGCAGCGGCGCGCCGACCGCGACCGAGCGGGCCACGGTATGGCCGACCGCCTGCGCCTGTTCGGTAACGATGCCCGGCGGCAGCGCGGTCAGGTCGCCGCTGACTCTGGCGACGTCATTCGGTCCTATGGTCTGGCCCTGCGCCAGCGGCACCGCCGCCGCCAGGTATTCGCCCTGCACCTGCACCATCGCCGGGATGTAGACCGTCCAGGGCGAGGGCGCCACGCAGCGCACGCCGACCGAGGTCTTGCCCCAGGCGCGGGCGCCATTGGGCAGGAAGGCTTCCGGCGCGGCGCAGGCGGCCAGGTTCAGGCGCGGGTCGATGGCGCCGACCGTGACCGTGATCTGGCCCGGCAGGCCGCCTGCCTGCACCGTCAGGAACTGGCTGACCGTCTGGCGCAACACGGCGTGGTCCTGCCGCGCCGGTGCGGTCTGCGCGCTGGCGGCGCCGGCAAGGACGAGAAGCGCCAGGGCGCTGTACTGAGGTTTCATGGTCTGACCCGAGTTTTATTCCAGCCTGCATGGTAAGGCGCGGCGCTTGCGGCAAAGCGGCAAACAGGCCGCGATTTGCCGCCTTTATTGCCCGATGGATAGTCTCGCCGCTTATTTACCATGCACAGCATGCAATTCCACCATCAGGAGCGGAAATGATAGGAAAACTGGATCAGGCGCTGGCCTTTCATGAAGCGGCGCTGAAGCTCGGCGCCCAGCGCCAGCAGGTTCTGGCTTCGAATATCGCCAATGCCGACACGCCCAACTACAAGGCCCGCGACTTCGATTTCGCGCAAGCCCTGCAGGGCGCGGTAGGCCGCGGCAATCCGGCCGCACCGGCCGCACCGGCCGCACCGGCGGCGCCGGCGCCCGGCCTGGCCCGCACCGCAGCCGGCCATCAGGGCGCAACGGGCGGCAATGGCGCGACCC
Coding sequences within:
- a CDS encoding carboxyl transferase domain-containing protein; amino-acid sequence: MTLKKLLIANRGEIAIRIARAAAALEIPTVAIYSEDDADALHVRLADESHALDGRGARPYLDIHQMLSAAQAHGCDALHPGYGFLSESAAFADACATAGLVFVGPSPGALRLFGDKGQARALARRLGVPVMAGTDGPTTLAQARDFMAGLGAGAAAMVKAVAGGGGRGMRVVRHADALADAFERCRSEAEAAFGNGELYLERYLPAARHVEVQVLADGRGAVSHLWERECTLQRRHQKLVEVTPSPTLHARQREAMTQAALCMAHEAGYASLGTFEFLLNADEDADAGWAFIEANPRLQVEHTVTEQVTGIDLVQAQLQIAGGATLAALGLLQQDIPAPRGYALQCRVNLETMTADGGALPAGGVITAYEPPSGPGVRVDGHGYAGYVTSPAFDSLLAKVIVQAPHYAQALTRAARALSEFRLEGVDSNLGFLQNLLRHPALANSQVSTSFIDRHAAELLSSALPPRRHAQHRAGAAAAGARAAFPAPPGTETVGAPLQGSVVSIAVQPGDTVRAGQRLAVLEAMKMEHLVAAPLSGIVRQLAARPGQVLAAGEAICHIEPADVDGDDAGDATEIDLDAIRPDLRNALERHAIGLDAQRPDAVARRRKTGQRTARENLDDLCDPGSLREYGALALAAQRRRRPMDELIRISPADGLVSGIASINGDLFDEERARCLVMAYDYTVMAGTQGMMNHRKTDRMLRLAEQWRLPVVFFTEGGGGRPGDTDALLVAGLDCTSFAAYARLSGLVPRVGIVSGRCFAGNAAFLGCSDVIIATENATIGMGGPAMIEGGGLGVYLPEEVGPVAMQSPNGVIDLVVRDEAEAVRAAKQYLAYFQGTLADWTCADQRLLRHAIPENRLRVYDIRTLVETLADTGSVLELRRDFGVGMITALARIEGRPVGLIANNPAHLGGAIDADGADKAARFMQLCDAFGLPIVSLCDTPGFMVGPDAEATGMVRHVSRMFVTAASLSVPLYAIVLRKGYGLGAQSMAAGSFGAPFFTIAWPSAEFGAMGIEGSIRLGYRKELEAIADPAERKRQFDAMVAAAYENGRAVNMASYLEIDDVIDPAETRGWIMRGLKSAPAAREGRKRRFVDTW
- a CDS encoding PaaI family thioesterase — translated: MQHTPEHFNSIQNGTLPGVLGLQVTAVGADGVRATMAITPAHMAPNGFLHAASIVTLADTCCGYGCMSQLPQGASGFTTVELKSNHLGTALEGSIECHARPVHLGRTTQVWDATVSVAGSGKTIALFRCTQMVLWPKA
- a CDS encoding ParA family protein, which translates into the protein MPVIVIANPKGGVGKSTLATNLAGCLARKGHKVMLGDLDSQQSSRAWLALRPAGLPAIAPWDIGPDRVARPPRGVTHLVLDTPAGMAGPQLERALRVADRLLVPLQPSMFDILATEAFLQRLASRRGSLQVGIIGMRVNPRTRAADQLAHYVGQLGMPVLGYLRETQNYVQLAALGATLWDAAPARVERDIAQWQPLLDWIDC
- the rraA gene encoding ribonuclease E activity regulator RraA, which produces MDFSTCDLCDANENLIADGSLTVLPPVFIALGRRAAFSGQAATLKVFEDNVLVRATLETPGNGRVLVVDGGGSLRCALVGGNLGVLAERNGWAGIVVHGCVRDSAELNACDIGIRALALHPQRSVRKGAGDKELQVVIAGVAVRPGDWIHADADGVLVSRTALGKG
- a CDS encoding flagellar protein FlgN, with translation MTPAQHGPAALIATELELARQLQECLQQEQAELVRADVAALAQTAGRKTGLVDQMNLLAQSRMQAVAAAGHAGAEAGMLAWLAAQDEAVRADWQALLAAAASGKELNRTNGLLIHQHLSRNQAGLQALRGGGQPAVYGRDGQQNVRTAGRSFVAG
- the flgM gene encoding flagellar biosynthesis anti-sigma factor FlgM: MKINDSGSIKKPAATSVAATQTGASKGADKAAATAAATDNVRLSSQAKALSSTSSSGVFDAKKVEEIKAAIANGTFQVDASKVADGLIDSVKDLMNQKRK
- the flgA gene encoding flagellar basal body P-ring formation chaperone FlgA, with protein sequence MKPQYSALALLVLAGAASAQTAPARQDHAVLRQTVSQFLTVQAGGLPGQITVTVGAIDPRLNLAACAAPEAFLPNGARAWGKTSVGVRCVAPSPWTVYIPAMVQVQGEYLAAAVPLAQGQTIGPNDVARVSGDLTALPPGIVTEQAQAVGHTVARSVAVGAPLRQDALRSQQAVAQGQVVRLVSSGPGFKVTADGRALANGSDGQVVQVKTQNGQVVSGVARAGGTVEVTF
- a CDS encoding flagellar basal body rod protein FlgB; protein product: MIGKLDQALAFHEAALKLGAQRQQVLASNIANADTPNYKARDFDFAQALQGAVGRGNPAAPAAPAAPAAPAPGLARTAAGHQGATGGNGATLVAGAPSLLYRTGVQGGVDGNTVDMEVERNQFTNNALRYEASITMISSQIKNLLTAIQG